Proteins encoded in a region of the Veillonella parvula genome:
- a CDS encoding electron transfer flavoprotein subunit alpha/FixB family protein, with translation MGVTNFDEYRDVFVVADTIDDVVHPVTYELIGQARRIAKELGQLVQVMLLGENVQSEAEELVAHGADIVHVFESPLLKYYTTDGYTKVLTDFFEDHKPNILLIGATNNGRDLAPRMSGRMKNGVVADCTILTVDTEEGLVEWTRPALGGNILAEIISPNHRPQMGSVRPNVFKKPERIADSWGRIQIEPFDLKPEDIRMKRLDFIPFSKAGYNIQEADIIVAGGRGMGSKENFDKLYELADAIGGVVGATRPLVEKGWIELPYQVGQTGKTVSPKLYLAFGISGAIQHVSGISGADTIVAINNDPNAEIFQHANYGIVGDCMEVLNDMLAHLK, from the coding sequence ATGGGAGTGACAAATTTTGATGAATATAGAGACGTCTTTGTCGTAGCGGATACCATCGATGACGTAGTGCATCCAGTTACGTACGAACTTATCGGTCAAGCTCGCCGTATTGCTAAGGAATTGGGTCAACTCGTTCAAGTTATGCTGCTTGGTGAGAATGTTCAATCCGAGGCGGAGGAACTTGTGGCACATGGTGCCGATATTGTTCACGTTTTTGAAAGCCCTCTTTTGAAATACTATACAACGGACGGCTATACAAAGGTTTTGACGGACTTCTTTGAAGATCATAAGCCTAATATTCTTTTGATTGGTGCAACAAATAATGGTCGTGACCTAGCACCTCGTATGTCTGGTCGTATGAAAAACGGCGTCGTAGCTGACTGTACCATTTTGACCGTAGATACTGAAGAAGGTCTTGTAGAATGGACACGCCCTGCCTTGGGGGGAAATATTTTAGCTGAAATTATTTCCCCAAATCATCGTCCACAAATGGGTTCTGTCCGTCCTAATGTATTTAAAAAGCCTGAACGCATTGCAGATAGCTGGGGCCGCATTCAAATTGAACCATTTGACCTTAAACCTGAAGACATTCGCATGAAGCGTCTTGACTTCATTCCGTTCAGCAAAGCTGGGTACAACATTCAAGAAGCGGATATCATTGTGGCCGGTGGTCGTGGCATGGGGTCTAAAGAAAACTTTGATAAGCTTTACGAACTTGCCGATGCTATCGGCGGTGTTGTAGGTGCTACCCGTCCACTCGTTGAAAAAGGTTGGATTGAATTGCCATATCAAGTAGGCCAAACAGGTAAAACTGTAAGCCCTAAACTATACTTGGCATTTGGTATCTCTGGGGCTATTCAACACGTGAGCGGTATCTCTGGTGCTGACACAATCGTGGCTATCAATAACGATCCAAATGCAGAAATCTTCCAACACGCTAACTATGGGATAGTGGGGGATTGCATGGAAGTTTTAAATGATATGTTGGCGCATTTGAAATAA